The DNA segment CTGCATCAACCTGGTTGCCTAAGGATGGTTGAACTGACCCAGGTGGAAAttggagcaggtcaaaactcaaTGCTGATCAGTAACAGGGTCGCACCTGTAAATagccaccgccctccagcctgggcaacacagtgagatcccatctctaaaataaattttaaaaataattaattagaaaaaaaaaccagcctgtaatcccagcactttgggaggccaaggcgggcagatcacctgaggtcaggagttcaagacaagcctggccaacatggcaaaaccccaatctctaccaaaaatacaaaaattagctgggcgtggtggcaggtgcctgtagtcccagctacccaggaggctgaggcaagagaatcgcttgaacctgggaggtggagattgcagtgggccgagatcgcgccacttcactccagcctgggtagcagagtgcgactctgtctcaaaaaaaaaaaaaaagaaagaaaagaaaagaaaaagaaaagaaaagaaaaaaactgggagGCCTAAGCCCATTCTTGGTGTCCTCACACTCTTCTGCCCCATCTCCTTGCACCCAGTCTTCCCCTGCAATCTGTGCTCCATACTAGCCCTCAAGCCCTCAACGTGACCTAGTATGAGAACTGGATTCTGTCACTCTCCTGCTCATAATATTTTATGCCTTCCCTTTGCCCAGAATATCATTCTCCCTATTGTTTTTACCAATGGAACTGGTATTTCTTCAAGGACATGATCAAATTTGCCTACTTCTATATTATCTTCTAAAGCAGAATTCATCTCTCTTCCCTCAATATGATGATATTGACAGGGTTTGCCCTCACTCACTAGATTGTGAGCTGCTCAGGGCAGGtagcgttttttgtttttgtttttgtttttcttttttgagacagggtcttgctctgtcacccaggccagagtgcaatggtacagtctcagctcactgcagcctcaaccgccTCGGCTCAAACCATcatcccatttcagcctcctgagtagctgggactacaggcacatgccattacacctggctaatttttttgtatttctagtagagacagggtttggccatgttgcccgggctggtctcgaactcctggactcaagcaatccacccacctcagcctcccaaaatgaggGACCGTGTCTTATTCATTTCCATGTCCCTAGTCCATAGCCCAGTGCTGGACCTATGGtagtactaaataaatatttgttgaatgcaatAGTAAATAGCATTTCAGGGAGCAAGAACTAGATTAACAAAGGTGGTAAAaggtttggagaaaaaaataatagtttaatttGGCTAGAGTATGAGGGAGAGTAGTAGGAGACAAGATGGAAAGGTCTCTTGGGCAAGGTTTTGAAGGAAGTTGGAAGTCAGAAGTACACAATGTGCATATCGTggcaggcagtggggagccaATGAAGGCTTTTGAGCAGGAGAGTAAtgtgttgaaaaataaatataggttAAACCTATCAGAGCCCCTCTGACACATACACTTGCTTTTCATTCAAGCTCAAGTTTGTCTCCCACATACCCATTACTTAACTCACCCTCGGGCTCCCCTAGCAGCCTGCCCTACCTCTTTACCTGCTTCCTGGTGGAGTCAGGGATGTATACATGAGCTGCTTTCCCTCTCAGCCAGAGGACATGGGGGCCCCAGCTCCCCTGCCTTTCCCCTTCTGTGCCTGGAGCTGGGAAGCAGGCCAGGGTTAGCTGAGGCTGGCTGGCAAGCAGCTGGGTGGTGCCAGGGAGAGCCTGCATAGTGCCAGGTGGTGCCTTGGGTTCCAAGCTGAGTCCATGGCCCCGATAACCTTCTGCCTGTGCACACACCTGCCCCTCACTCCACCCCCATCCTAGCTTTGGTATGGGGGAGAGGGCACAGGGCCAGACAAACCTGTGAGACTTTGGCTCCATCTCTGCAAAAGGGCGCTCTGTGAGTCAGCCTGCTCCCCTCCAGGCTTGCTCCTCCCCCACCCAGCTCTCGTTTCCAATGCACGTACAGCCCGTACACACCGTGTGCTGGGACACCCCACAGTCAGCCGCATGGCTCCCCTGtgccccagcccctggctccCTCTGTTGATCCCGGCCCCTGCTCCAGGCCTCACTGTGCAACTGCTGCTGTCACTGCTGCTTCTGGTGCCTGTCCATCCCCAGAGGTTGCCCCGGATGCAGGAGGATTCCCCCTTGGGAGGAGGCTCTTCTGGGGAAGATGACCCACTGGGCGAGGAGGATCTGCCCAGTGAAGAGGATTCACCCAGAGAGGAGGATCCACCCGGAGAGGAGGATCTACCTGGAGAGGAGGATCTACCTGGAGAGGAGGATCTACCTGAAGTTAAGCCTAAATCAGAAGAAGAGGGCTCCCTGAAGTTAGAGGATCTACCTACTGTTGAGGCTCCTGGAGATCCTCAAGAACCCCAGAATAATGCCCACAGGGACAAAGAAGGTAAGTGGTCATCAATCTCCAAATCCAGGTTCCAGGAGGTTCATGACTCCCCTCCCATACCCCAGCCTAGGCTCTGTTCACTCAGGGAAGGAGGGGAGACTGTACTCCCCACAGAAGCCCTTCCAGAGGTCCCATACCAATATCCCCATCCCCACTCTCGGAGGTAGAAAGGGACAGAtgtggagagaaaataaaaagggtgCAAAAGGAGAGAGGTGAGCTGGATGAGatgggagagaagggggaggctggagaagagaaagggatGAGAACTGCAGATGAGAGAAAAAATGTgcagacagaggaaaaaaataggtgGAGAAGGAGAGTCAGAGAGTTTgaggggaagagaaaaggaaagcttGGGAGGTGAAGTGGGTACCAGAGACAAGCAAGAAGAGCTGGTAGAAGTCATCTCATCTTAGGCtacaatgaggaaattgagacctaGGAAGAAGGGACACAGCAGGTAGAGAAACGTGGCTTCTTGACTCCCAAGCCAGGAATTTGGGGAAAGGGGTTGGAGACCATACAAGGCAGAGGGATGagtggggagaagaaagaagggagaaaggaaagatggTGTACTCACTCATTTGGGACTCAGGACTGAAGTGcccactcactttttttttttttttttttgagacaaactttcacttttgttgcccaggctggagtgcaatggcgcgatctcggctcactgcaacctccacctcccgggttcaagtgattctcctgcctcagcctctagccaagtagctgcgattacaggcatgcgccaccacgcccggctaatttttgtatttttagtagagacggggtttcgccatgttggtcaggctggtctcgaactcctgatctcaggtgatccaaccaccctggcctcccaaagtgctgggattataggcgtgagccacagcgcctggcctgaaGCAGCCACTCACTTTTACAGACCCTAAGACAATGATTGCAAGCTGGTAGGATTGCTGTTTGGCCCACCCAGCTGCGGTGTTGAGTTTGGGTGCGGTCTCCTGTGCTTTGCACCTGGCCCGCTTAAGGCATTTGTTACCCGTAATGCTCCTGTAAGGCATCTGCGTTTGTGACATCGTTTTGGTCGCCAGGAAGGGATTGGGGCTCTAAGCTTGAGCGGTTCATCCTTTTCATTTATACAGGGGATGACCAGAGTCATTGGCGCTATGGAGGTGAGACACCCACCCGCTGCACAGACCCAATCTGGGAACCCAGCTCTGTGGATCTCCCCTACAGCCGTCCCTGAACACTGGTCCCGGGCGTCCCACCCGCCGCCCACCGTCCCACCCCCTCACCTTTTCTACCCGGGTTCCCTAAGTTCCTGACCTAGGCGTCAGACTTCCTCACTATACTCTCCCACCCCAGGCGACCCGCCCTGGCCCCGGGTGTCCCCAGCCTGCGCGGGCCGCTTCCAGTCCCCGGTGGATATCCGCCCCCAGCTCGCCGCCTTCTGCCCGGCCCTGCGCcccctggaactcctgggcttccagCTCCCGCCGCTCCCAGAACTGCGCCTGCGCAACAATGGCCACAGTGGTGAGGGGGTCTCCCCGCCGAGACTTGGGGATGGGGCGGGGCGCAGGGAAGGGAACCGTCGCGGCAGTGCCTGCCCGGGGGTTGGGCTGGCCCTACCGGGCGGGGCCGGCTCACTTGCCTCTCCCTACGCAGTGCAACtgaccctgcctcctgggctagAGATGGCTCTGGGTCCCGGGCGGGAGTACCGGGCTCTGCAGCTGCATCTGCACTGGGGGGCTGCAGGTCGTCCGGGCTCGGAGCACACTGTGGAAGGCCACCGTTTCCCTGCCGAGGTGAGCGCGGAGCTGGCCGAGAAGGGGCAAAGGAGCGGGGCGGAGCGGGGCCAGAGACGTGGCCCTCTCCTACCCTCGTGTCCTTTTCAGATCCACGTGGTTCACCTCAGCACCGCCTTTGCCAGAGTTGACGAGGCCTTGGGGCGCCCGGGAGGCCTGGCCGTGTTGGCCGCCTTTCTGGAGGTACCAGATCCTGGACACCCCCTACTCCCCGCTTTCCCATCCCATGCTCCTCCCGGACTCTATCGTGGAGCCAGAGACCCCATCCCAGCAAGCTCACTCAGGCCCCTGGCTGACAAACTCATTCACGCACTGTTTGTTCATTTAACACCCACTGTGAACCAGGCACCAGCCCCCAACAAGGATTCTGAAGCTGTAGGTCCTTGCCTCTAAGGAGCCCACAGCCAGTGGGGGAGGCTGACATGACAGACACATAGGAAGGACATAGTAAAGATGGTGGTCACAGAGGAGGTGACACTTAAAGCCTTCActggtagaaaagaaaaggaggtgtTCATTGCAGAGGAAACAGAATGTGCAAAGACTCAGAATATGGCCTATTTAGGGAATGGCTACATACACCATGATTAGAGGAGGCCAGTAAAGGGAAGGGATGGTGAGATGCCTGCTAGGTTCACTcactcacttttatttatttatttatttttttgacagtctctctgtcgcccaggctggagtgcagtggtgtgatcttgggtcactgcaacttccgcctcccgggttcaagggattctcctgcctcagcttcctgagtagctggggttacaggtgtgtgccaccatgcccagctaatttttttttgtatttttagtagacagggtttcaccatgttggtcaggctggtctcaaactcctggcctcaagtgatccgcctgactcagcctaccaaagtgctgattacaagtgtgagccaccgtgcccagccacactCACTGATTCTTTAATGCCAGCCACACAGCACAAAGTTCAGAGAAATGCCTCCATCATAGCATGTCAATATGTTCATACTCTTAGGTTCATAATGTTCTTAACATTAGGTTCataagcaaaataagaaaaaagaataataaataaaagaagtggcATGTCAGGACCTCACCTGAAAAGCCAAACACAGAATCATGAAGGTGAATGCAGAGGTGACACCAACACAAAGGTGTATATATGGTTTCCTGTGGGGAGTATGTACGGAGGCAGCAGTGAGTGAGACTGCAAACGTCAGAAGGGCACGGGTCACTGAGAGCCTAGTATCCTAAGTAAAGTgggctctctccctctctctccagctTGTCATTGAAAACCAGTCCACCAAGCTTGTTGGTTCGCACAGCAAGAGTACATAGAGTTTGAAATAATACATAGGATTTtaagagggagacactgtctctaaaaaaaaaaacaacagcaacaacaaaaagcaacaacCATTACAATTTTATGTTCCCTCAGCATTCTCAGAGCTGAGGAATGGGAGAGGTCTATGGGAACCCCCCTTCATGTTCCGGCCTTCAGCCATGGCCCTGGATACATGCACTCATCTGTCTTACAATGTCATCCCCCAGGAGGGCCCGGAAGAAAACAGTGCCTATGAGCAGTTGCTGTCTCGCTTGGAAGAAATCGCTGAGGAAGGTCAGTTTGTTGGTCTGGCCACTAATCTCTGTGGCCTAGTTCATAAAGAATCACCCTTTGGAGCTTCAGGTCTGAGGCTGGAGATGGGCTCCCTCCAGTGCAGGAGGGATTGAAGCATGAGCCAGCGCTCATCTTGATAATAACCATGAAGCTGACAGACACAGTTACCCGCAAACGGCTGCCTACAGATTGAAAACCAAGCAAAAaccgccgggcacggtggctcacgcctgtaatcccagcactttgggaggccaaggcaggtggatcacgaggtcaagagatcaagaccatcctggccaacatggtgaaaccccatctctactaaaaatacgaaaaaatagccaggcgtggtggcgggtgcctgtaatcccagctactcgggaggctgaggcaggagaatggcatgaacccgggaggcagaagttgcagtgagccgagatcgtgccactgcactccagcctgggcaacagagcgagactcttgtctcaaaaaaaaaaaaaaaaaagaaaaccaagcaaaaaccaaaatgagacaaaaaaaacaagaccaaaaaaTGGTGTTTGGAATTGTCAAGGTCAAGTCTGGAGAGCTAAACTTTTTCTGAGAACTGTTTATCTTTAATAAGcatcaaatattttaactttgtaAATACTTTTGTTGGAAATCGTTCTCTTCTTAGTCACTCTTGGGTCATTTTAAATCTCACTTACTCTACTAGACCTTTTAGGTTTCTGCTAGACTAGGTAGAACTCTGCCTTTGCATTTCTTGTGTCTGTTTTGTATAGTTAtcaatattcatatttatttacaaGTTATTcagatcattttttcttttcttttctttttttttttttttacatctttagtagagacagggtttcaccatattggccaggctgctctcaaactcctgaccttgtgatccaccagcctcggcctcccaaagtgctgggattcattttttctttttaatttgctcTGGGCTTAAACTTGTGGCCCAGCACTTTATGATGGTACACAGAGTTAAGAGTGTAGACTCAGACggtctttcttctttccttctcttccttcctcccttccctcccaccttcccttctctccttcctttctttcttcctctcttgcttccTCAGGCCTCTTCCAGTTGCTCCAAAGCCCTGTACTTTTTTTTGAGTTACGTCTTATGGGAAGGGCCTGCACTTAGCGAAGAAGTGGTCTCAGAGTTGAGTTACCTTGGCTTCTGGGAGGTGAAACTGTATCCCTATACCCTGAAGCTTTAAGGGGGTGCAATGTAGATGAGACCCCAACATAGATCCTCTTCACAGGCTCAGAGACTCAGGTCCCAGGACTGGACATATCTGCACTCCTGCCCTCTGACTTCAGCCGCTACTTCCAATATGAGGGGTCTCTGACTACACCGCCCTGTGCCCAGGGTGTCATCTGGACTGTGTTTAACCAGACAGTGATGCTGAGTGCTAAGCAGGTGGGCCTGGGGTGTGTGTGGACACAGTGGGTGCGGGGGAAAGAGGATGTAAGATGAGATGAGAaacaggagaagaaaga comes from the Homo sapiens chromosome 9, GRCh38.p14 Primary Assembly genome and includes:
- the CA9 gene encoding carbonic anhydrase 9 isoform X2 — protein: MAPLCPSPWLPLLIPAPAPGLTVQLLLSLLLLVPVHPQRLPRMQEDSPLGGGSSGEDDPLGEEDLPSEEDSPREEDPPGEEDLPGEEDLPGEEDLPEVKPKSEEEGSLKLEDLPTVEAPGDPQEPQNNAHRDKEGDDQSHWRYGGDPPWPRVSPACAGRFQSPVDIRPQLAAFCPALRPLELLGFQLPPLPELRLRNNGHSVQLTLPPGLEMALGPGREYRALQLHLHWGAAGRPGSEHTVEGHRFPAEIHVVHLSTAFARVDEALGRPGGLAVLAAFLEHSQS
- the CA9 gene encoding carbonic anhydrase 9 precursor, producing the protein MAPLCPSPWLPLLIPAPAPGLTVQLLLSLLLLVPVHPQRLPRMQEDSPLGGGSSGEDDPLGEEDLPSEEDSPREEDPPGEEDLPGEEDLPGEEDLPEVKPKSEEEGSLKLEDLPTVEAPGDPQEPQNNAHRDKEGDDQSHWRYGGDPPWPRVSPACAGRFQSPVDIRPQLAAFCPALRPLELLGFQLPPLPELRLRNNGHSVQLTLPPGLEMALGPGREYRALQLHLHWGAAGRPGSEHTVEGHRFPAEIHVVHLSTAFARVDEALGRPGGLAVLAAFLEEGPEENSAYEQLLSRLEEIAEEGSETQVPGLDISALLPSDFSRYFQYEGSLTTPPCAQGVIWTVFNQTVMLSAKQLHTLSDTLWGPGDSRLQLNFRATQPLNGRVIEASFPAGVDSSPRAAEPVQLNSCLAAGDILALVFGLLFAVTSVAFLVQMRRQHRRGTKGGVSYRPAEVAETGA
- the CA9 gene encoding carbonic anhydrase 9 isoform X1, whose amino-acid sequence is MAPLCPSPWLPLLIPAPAPGLTVQLLLSLLLLVPVHPQRLPRMQEDSPLGGGSSGEDDPLGEEDLPSEEDSPREEDPPGEEDLPGEEDLPGEEDLPEVKPKSEEEGSLKLEDLPTVEAPGDPQEPQNNAHRDKEGDDQSHWRYGGDPPWPRVSPACAGRFQSPVDIRPQLAAFCPALRPLELLGFQLPPLPELRLRNNGHSVQLTLPPGLEMALGPGREYRALQLHLHWGAAGRPGSEHTVEGHRFPAEIHVVHLSTAFARVDEALGRPGGLAVLAAFLEAQRLRSQDWTYLHSCPLTSAATSNMRGL